The proteins below are encoded in one region of Pseudonocardia sp. DSM 110487:
- a CDS encoding primary-amine oxidase, which yields MPSTSETPPAHPLSPLTSDEISIVRQVLVDAALQPESGRVVYLGLDEPPKDQLYGPGARTAERVFRALLHDVEDPGGRDVRVSVSAKSVLSDRRLDPAVDGQLPVLDEEFELVEQVLATDERWLAALAARALDVAKVRVAPLSAGVFEYPEEAGRRILRGLAFVQEHPRDHAWGRPVDGLVGYVDVLNRTVDQVIDIGAVPIPAEPANFDDVAVTGPLRTSQKPIVITQPDGPSFALDGHLLQWEKWSLRIGFDAREGLVLHQIAFRDGDRDRPIIHRASISEMVVPYADPSPVRSWQNYFDTGEYMIGRYANALELGCDCVGDITYLDAVIADEFGHPRVLPNAICLHEEDHGVLWKHTDLWAGSSETRRQRRMVISFFTTIGNYDYGFYWYLYLDGTIECEAKATGVVFTSAYPGPGYDGTNPYASQLAPGLGAPYHQHLFSARLDMTVDGPANLVEEIEVQRVPMGPGNPRGNAFTHRRTPLRTESAAQRLADPRKGRVWHITNPGSRNRLGDPVAYALLPEGNPELLADEDSSIHRRATFATKHLWVTRFDPAERYAAGDFVNQHAGGAGLPAYTAGDRDIDGQDLVVWHTFGLTHFPRPEDWPIMPVDHTGFALRPVGFFDRNPALDVPRTRGAHCSATTPAPAADAATSAARSGADHD from the coding sequence GGACGGCGGAGCGCGTCTTCCGGGCGCTCCTGCACGACGTCGAGGATCCCGGGGGACGCGACGTGCGCGTGTCCGTGAGCGCGAAGTCGGTGCTGTCGGACCGCCGCCTCGACCCCGCCGTCGACGGCCAGCTGCCGGTGCTCGACGAGGAGTTCGAGCTGGTCGAGCAGGTCCTCGCGACCGACGAACGCTGGCTGGCGGCACTCGCCGCACGGGCACTGGACGTGGCGAAGGTGCGCGTCGCACCGCTGTCGGCCGGGGTCTTCGAGTACCCGGAGGAGGCCGGCCGCCGGATCCTGCGCGGGCTCGCGTTCGTGCAGGAGCACCCGCGCGACCACGCCTGGGGCCGCCCGGTCGACGGCCTCGTCGGCTACGTCGACGTCCTGAACCGCACCGTCGACCAGGTGATCGACATCGGCGCGGTGCCGATCCCCGCGGAGCCGGCCAACTTCGACGACGTCGCGGTGACCGGCCCGCTGCGGACCTCGCAGAAGCCGATCGTGATCACCCAGCCGGACGGTCCCAGCTTCGCACTGGACGGCCACCTCCTGCAGTGGGAGAAGTGGTCGCTCCGCATCGGCTTCGACGCCCGTGAGGGTCTGGTCCTGCACCAGATCGCGTTCCGCGACGGGGACCGGGACCGGCCGATCATCCACCGCGCGTCGATCTCCGAGATGGTCGTGCCCTACGCCGACCCGTCCCCGGTCCGCAGCTGGCAGAACTACTTCGACACCGGCGAGTACATGATCGGCCGCTACGCGAACGCGCTCGAACTGGGCTGCGACTGCGTCGGCGACATCACCTACCTCGACGCCGTGATCGCCGACGAGTTCGGCCACCCCCGGGTGCTGCCGAACGCGATCTGCCTGCACGAGGAGGACCACGGGGTCCTGTGGAAGCACACCGACCTCTGGGCGGGATCCTCGGAGACGCGGCGCCAGCGCCGCATGGTCATCTCGTTCTTCACCACGATCGGCAACTACGACTACGGCTTCTACTGGTACCTCTACCTCGACGGCACCATCGAGTGCGAGGCCAAGGCCACCGGCGTCGTGTTCACCTCCGCCTACCCGGGCCCCGGCTACGACGGGACGAACCCCTACGCCTCGCAGCTCGCCCCCGGCCTCGGCGCCCCGTACCACCAGCACCTGTTCAGCGCGCGCCTGGACATGACGGTCGACGGTCCCGCCAACCTGGTCGAGGAGATCGAGGTCCAGCGCGTCCCCATGGGACCGGGCAACCCGCGCGGCAACGCCTTCACCCACCGCCGCACCCCTCTGCGCACGGAGTCGGCCGCGCAGCGGCTCGCCGACCCCCGCAAGGGCCGCGTCTGGCACATCACCAACCCGGGCTCGCGCAACCGGCTCGGCGATCCCGTCGCCTACGCGCTGCTGCCCGAGGGCAACCCGGAACTGCTCGCCGACGAGGACTCCTCGATCCACCGCCGCGCCACGTTCGCCACCAAGCACCTGTGGGTCACCCGTTTCGACCCGGCCGAGCGCTACGCCGCGGGCGACTTCGTCAACCAGCACGCCGGCGGCGCCGGCCTGCCCGCCTACACCGCGGGCGACCGCGACATCGACGGCCAGGATCTCGTCGTCTGGCACACGTTCGGCCTCACCCACTTCCCGCGCCCGGAGGACTGGCCGATCATGCCCGTCGACCACACGGGCTTCGCCCTCAGACCGGTCGGCTTCTTCGACCGCAACCCCGCTCTCGACGTCCCCCGCACCCGCGGCGCCCACTGCTCGGCCACAACCCCAGCCCCAGCCGCCGATGCCGCGACGAGCGCCGCCCGATCCGGAGCCGACCATGACTGA
- a CDS encoding APC family permease: MTEQSAPARGADRDHTLRGSIGVAGIVFLVVAAAAPLTAIGGALPVMLAISNGPGVPMAFLVVAVVLLVFSVGYAAMSHHVVDAGAFYAYVTRGLGARLGLGAAALALLTYTAIQAAIYGLAATTLQSIVTQYGGPELPWWLLAVVLIAVVGLLGYRSIDVGAKVLGVLLVLEIAIVAVLAATILVKGGPEGYALTSFAPSTFFQDGPGIAVMFAVASFVGFEATAIYGEEARDPRRTIPKATYIAVVLIGVFYAIASWAIVVAFGPSQVEAAAQADTAGLVFAAAAQYIGPSYADVMTIMLLTSLFAALLSFHNAISRYLYALGRKGVAPEALARTHPRHGSPHVGSLTQTAATVVLLGVFALAGADPVLNLFTWMSGVATVSVLVLMVLTGVAILVFFACNEVDARVWNTRIAPALGLVGLAFVTVLVLLNFATLISGSAVLAATLLAVVAAAFVGGLVVGAVKHPSRTGGVPGHELGAASQQALSEN, encoded by the coding sequence ATGACTGAGCAGTCCGCCCCCGCGCGCGGCGCCGACCGCGACCACACCCTGCGCGGCTCCATCGGCGTCGCCGGCATCGTCTTCCTCGTGGTGGCCGCGGCCGCCCCGCTGACCGCGATCGGCGGCGCGCTGCCGGTCATGCTGGCGATCAGCAACGGGCCCGGCGTCCCGATGGCGTTCCTCGTCGTCGCCGTGGTCCTGCTGGTCTTCAGCGTCGGGTACGCAGCGATGAGCCACCACGTCGTCGATGCCGGTGCCTTCTACGCCTACGTCACGCGCGGCCTGGGCGCCCGGCTCGGGCTCGGCGCCGCGGCGCTCGCCCTGCTGACCTACACCGCGATCCAGGCCGCGATCTACGGGCTGGCCGCCACCACGCTGCAGAGCATCGTCACGCAGTACGGCGGGCCGGAGCTCCCGTGGTGGCTGCTCGCCGTCGTGCTCATCGCGGTCGTCGGCCTGCTCGGGTACCGCAGCATCGACGTCGGCGCCAAGGTACTCGGGGTCCTGCTCGTGCTCGAGATCGCGATCGTGGCCGTCCTGGCGGCGACGATCCTGGTCAAGGGCGGGCCGGAGGGCTACGCGCTCACCTCGTTCGCCCCCAGCACGTTCTTCCAGGACGGCCCCGGCATCGCCGTCATGTTCGCCGTCGCGTCGTTCGTCGGCTTCGAGGCGACCGCGATCTACGGCGAGGAGGCCCGCGATCCCCGGCGCACCATCCCGAAGGCCACCTACATCGCCGTCGTCCTCATCGGGGTGTTCTACGCGATCGCCAGCTGGGCGATCGTCGTCGCGTTCGGTCCGAGCCAGGTCGAGGCAGCGGCCCAGGCCGACACCGCCGGCCTGGTGTTCGCCGCGGCTGCGCAGTACATCGGCCCTTCCTACGCCGACGTCATGACGATCATGCTGCTGACCAGCCTCTTCGCCGCCCTGCTGTCCTTCCACAACGCCATCTCGCGCTACCTCTACGCACTCGGCCGCAAGGGCGTGGCCCCGGAGGCGCTGGCCCGCACCCACCCCAGGCACGGATCGCCGCACGTCGGGTCGCTCACCCAGACCGCCGCGACCGTCGTCCTGCTTGGCGTCTTCGCCCTCGCCGGCGCGGACCCGGTGCTGAACCTGTTCACGTGGATGTCGGGCGTCGCCACCGTGAGCGTGCTCGTGCTCATGGTGCTCACCGGCGTGGCGATCCTCGTCTTCTTCGCCTGCAACGAAGTCGACGCGCGGGTGTGGAACACCCGGATCGCCCCGGCACTGGGCCTGGTCGGCCTCGCGTTCGTGACGGTGCTCGTGCTGCTGAACTTCGCCACGCTGATCAGCGGTTCGGCCGTGCTGGCCGCGACCCTGCTCGCCGTCGTCGCCGCCGCGTTCGTCGGGGGCCTGGTCGTCGGAGCCGTGAAGCATCCGTCGCGGACCGGCGGGGTTCCCGGGCACGAGCTCGGTGCTGCCTCGCAGCAGGCGCTCTCCGAGAACTGA
- a CDS encoding amidohydrolase, translating to MKVDRVHRNARIHTLDPARPSASVLLVADGRVAAVGDADLLEQVAGDPEVVDHDGAFLMPGLADVHNHHLLAGRAALYELALDGAADLTGLLDAVRAWSAELAPDAWVVGGGWGSNLIPVLSDRAALEALDRAAGGRPVLLRDDSCHNRWVSSAALAVAGIGAATPDAPDGAIVRDPGTGEPVGLLIESAVIPVERAHAASAGATVEQDAEASHRGIAILHSVGVTTFQDAAASVPMLAALKRLDDSGRLDAWVVTSMQINDKIFGTHPIGQELLDQREAYRSTHHRPDFVKIFLDGVPTSKTAAFLQPYLPDDVHGAEWRGETTMSSDELTAWLMRVAEQGLGAKVHCTGDSSVRMTLDAVAAVRAAGHAGTRFHIAHGQYVDPVDVPRLAELDVVADLSPALWFPGVIVEAICACIPRERAERLHPNRDLLDAGARLAGGSDWPVMPSPNPWYGIQGLVSRADPTGSFPGRLWPEQGITVAEALHAYTLGGARAMGTDDVTGSLEVGKSADFVVLDRDPFAVPVDQLGATVTEQTWFAGRKVYDRTNA from the coding sequence ATGAAGGTCGACCGTGTCCACCGCAACGCCCGCATCCACACCCTCGACCCGGCCCGACCGTCGGCGTCGGTGCTGCTGGTCGCCGACGGCCGAGTGGCGGCCGTCGGCGACGCCGACCTGCTCGAGCAGGTGGCGGGGGATCCCGAGGTCGTCGACCACGACGGCGCGTTCCTCATGCCCGGTCTCGCCGACGTCCACAACCACCACCTGCTCGCCGGCCGCGCCGCCCTCTACGAGCTCGCGCTCGACGGCGCCGCCGATCTCACCGGCCTCCTCGACGCCGTCCGCGCCTGGTCGGCCGAGCTCGCACCGGATGCGTGGGTGGTCGGGGGTGGCTGGGGCAGCAATCTCATCCCGGTGCTGTCGGACCGCGCGGCGCTGGAGGCGCTCGACCGCGCGGCCGGCGGGCGACCGGTGCTGCTCCGCGACGACAGCTGCCACAACCGCTGGGTCAGCTCGGCCGCGCTCGCCGTCGCCGGCATCGGCGCCGCGACCCCGGACGCGCCCGACGGCGCGATCGTCCGGGACCCCGGAACCGGGGAACCGGTCGGCCTGCTCATCGAGTCCGCCGTGATCCCCGTGGAACGGGCCCACGCGGCGTCCGCGGGCGCGACCGTGGAGCAGGACGCCGAGGCCAGCCACCGGGGCATCGCGATCCTGCACTCCGTCGGCGTCACCACCTTCCAGGACGCCGCCGCCTCGGTGCCGATGCTCGCGGCGCTCAAGCGCCTCGACGACAGCGGTCGCCTCGACGCATGGGTCGTCACCTCGATGCAGATCAACGACAAGATCTTCGGCACCCACCCGATCGGGCAGGAGCTCCTGGACCAGCGGGAGGCGTACCGCAGCACCCACCACCGCCCGGACTTCGTGAAGATCTTCCTCGACGGTGTCCCGACCTCGAAGACCGCGGCGTTCCTGCAGCCCTACCTGCCCGACGACGTACATGGTGCCGAGTGGCGCGGCGAGACGACGATGAGCAGCGACGAGCTGACCGCCTGGCTCATGCGGGTCGCCGAGCAGGGCCTCGGCGCGAAGGTCCACTGCACCGGCGACAGCTCGGTGCGGATGACGCTCGACGCGGTCGCGGCCGTCCGCGCGGCCGGCCACGCGGGCACCCGGTTCCACATCGCCCACGGCCAGTACGTCGACCCGGTGGACGTGCCCCGCTTGGCCGAGCTCGACGTCGTCGCCGACCTGTCGCCGGCCCTGTGGTTCCCCGGGGTCATCGTCGAGGCGATCTGCGCGTGCATACCGCGCGAGCGGGCCGAGCGGCTGCACCCCAACCGCGACCTCCTGGACGCGGGTGCCCGGCTCGCCGGCGGCTCCGACTGGCCGGTCATGCCCTCACCCAACCCCTGGTACGGCATCCAGGGGCTGGTGAGCCGGGCCGATCCCACCGGCTCGTTCCCCGGCCGGCTGTGGCCGGAGCAGGGCATCACCGTCGCCGAGGCGCTCCACGCGTACACGCTCGGAGGGGCGCGGGCGATGGGCACCGACGACGTCACCGGCTCGCTGGAGGTCGGCAAGTCCGCCGACTTCGTCGTGCTCGACCGGGACCCGTTCGCGGTCCCGGTGGACCAGCTCGGCGCGACCGTGACGGAGCAGACCTGGTTCGCCGGCCGGAAGGTGTACGACCGCACCAACGCCTGA
- a CDS encoding flavin reductase produces the protein MAEHADARREFRTAMAHLSAAVNVVTTNGPGGKAGITVSAVCSVTDAPPTVLVCVNQSSYTHDIFRRNGRVCVNVLGAEHEELAMHFAGATKIPMEERFGWAVWDHESEDVPILKDALVALVGRITGHTLRGSHSVMFVEVTRTVVRDSTDGLVYFKRQFHRLGEPTVTTV, from the coding sequence GTGGCCGAACACGCGGACGCGCGACGCGAATTCCGGACGGCGATGGCGCACCTGTCGGCCGCCGTCAACGTCGTGACCACCAACGGACCGGGCGGCAAGGCCGGGATCACCGTCAGCGCGGTGTGCTCGGTGACCGACGCCCCGCCCACCGTGCTGGTGTGCGTCAACCAGTCCAGCTACACCCACGACATCTTCAGGCGCAACGGCCGGGTATGCGTCAACGTGCTGGGCGCCGAGCACGAGGAGCTCGCGATGCACTTCGCCGGCGCCACCAAGATCCCGATGGAGGAGCGCTTCGGCTGGGCCGTGTGGGACCACGAGTCCGAGGACGTGCCGATCCTCAAGGACGCGCTCGTGGCGCTCGTCGGCCGGATCACGGGCCACACCCTGCGCGGCTCCCACTCGGTGATGTTCGTGGAGGTGACGCGCACGGTCGTGCGCGACAGCACCGACGGCCTCGTCTACTTCAAGCGGCAGTTCCACCGGCTGGGCGAGCCCACGGTCACCACCGTCTGA
- a CDS encoding response regulator transcription factor, whose protein sequence is MAEPRVYVVDDDVDVRDSLVWLLDSVGIAAEAFAGPEEFLSALDPEIPGCLIVDVRMPRVSGFQLQERLNRMGVPLPVVFCSAHGDIRMSVRALQQGAVDFIEKPYDPQQMIEVVQTNLLRATDRFAQRDRKRQVEQRLQNLTPRELEILRLVIDGLPSQNIARQLGTSVKTVDVHRARIKNKTEADSIATLVRDILQNDVTV, encoded by the coding sequence ATGGCCGAGCCCCGGGTGTACGTCGTCGACGACGACGTCGATGTGCGGGATTCCCTGGTATGGCTCCTGGACAGCGTCGGCATCGCCGCGGAGGCGTTCGCCGGTCCCGAGGAGTTCCTGAGCGCTCTCGACCCGGAGATTCCCGGCTGCCTCATCGTGGACGTGCGGATGCCGCGGGTGAGCGGCTTCCAGCTCCAGGAACGCCTCAACCGGATGGGGGTCCCGCTGCCGGTCGTCTTCTGCTCCGCACACGGCGACATCCGCATGTCGGTGCGTGCCCTGCAGCAAGGTGCGGTGGACTTCATCGAGAAGCCCTACGACCCCCAGCAGATGATCGAGGTGGTCCAGACCAACCTGCTGCGCGCCACCGACCGGTTCGCGCAGCGCGACCGCAAGCGGCAGGTCGAGCAGCGGTTGCAGAACCTGACCCCGCGGGAGCTGGAGATCCTGCGCCTGGTCATCGACGGCCTCCCGAGCCAGAACATCGCCCGGCAGCTGGGGACGAGCGTGAAGACCGTCGACGTGCACCGGGCCCGGATCAAGAACAAGACCGAGGCCGACAGCATCGCCACGCTGGTGCGCGACATCCTCCAGAACGACGTGACGGTCTGA
- a CDS encoding aldehyde dehydrogenase — protein sequence MPKLLYIDGDWVPGAAGAEDPTYDPATETLIDTVARAEQSDVDAAVAAARRALSDPGWRDLVPRDRAALLFRLADLVEADADELARLETLDQGQPLSIARTVTVPMTADHFRYYAGWVTKIQGTVNPVSTPDTLNYTRREPIGVCGLITPWNFPLSIASWKLAPALATGNTTILKPAEQTPLSTIRLVELAERAGFPRGVINLLTGDGRVGKAIVDHPGVDKISFTGSTAVGKEIARSAADTLKRVTLELGGKAPSIITRSADIDAAVAGNLGGALLNSGQVCAAYTRFYVDERRVDEFVGKLAAGAAAVPIGPGSDPGTQMGPLVSAEHLAHVSGLVDVARQQQAEVVTGGIRARDKGWFYAPTVLTGVTDDMRIAREEVFGPVLSVLTYSDEDELSSLVARANDTDYGLAAAVWTQDLRTAHRLAEGIRAGSVFVNGLPIPDPAAPWGGFKSSGLGREMSTGAIDAFTEVKSVFVNLA from the coding sequence ATGCCGAAGTTGCTGTACATCGACGGGGACTGGGTGCCGGGCGCCGCAGGTGCCGAGGACCCGACCTACGACCCCGCCACGGAGACCCTGATCGACACGGTGGCCCGGGCGGAGCAGTCCGACGTCGACGCTGCGGTGGCCGCCGCCCGCCGGGCGCTGAGCGACCCGGGTTGGCGCGACCTGGTGCCGCGCGACCGCGCCGCGCTGCTGTTCCGGCTCGCGGACCTGGTCGAGGCCGACGCCGACGAGCTCGCCCGCCTGGAAACCCTCGACCAGGGACAGCCGCTCTCGATCGCCCGCACGGTCACGGTGCCGATGACGGCCGACCACTTCCGCTACTACGCCGGCTGGGTCACCAAGATCCAGGGAACGGTCAACCCCGTCTCCACCCCGGACACCCTCAACTACACCCGCCGCGAGCCGATCGGGGTCTGCGGCCTCATCACGCCGTGGAACTTCCCGCTCAGCATCGCCTCGTGGAAGCTCGCCCCGGCGCTGGCCACCGGCAACACCACCATCCTGAAGCCGGCCGAGCAGACCCCGCTCAGCACGATCCGCCTCGTCGAGCTGGCCGAGCGGGCCGGGTTCCCGCGCGGCGTGATCAACCTCCTGACCGGCGACGGGCGGGTCGGCAAGGCGATCGTCGACCACCCCGGCGTCGACAAGATCTCCTTCACCGGATCCACCGCGGTCGGCAAGGAGATCGCCCGCAGCGCCGCGGACACCCTCAAGCGCGTGACGCTCGAGCTCGGGGGCAAGGCGCCCTCGATCATCACCCGGAGCGCGGACATCGACGCCGCCGTGGCGGGCAATCTCGGAGGAGCGTTGCTCAACTCCGGGCAGGTCTGCGCCGCCTACACGCGGTTCTACGTCGATGAGCGCCGGGTGGACGAGTTCGTCGGCAAGCTCGCCGCGGGCGCTGCGGCCGTCCCGATCGGACCCGGGTCGGACCCCGGTACCCAGATGGGCCCGCTCGTGTCAGCCGAGCACCTCGCCCACGTCTCCGGCCTGGTCGACGTGGCCCGGCAGCAGCAGGCAGAGGTCGTGACCGGCGGGATCCGGGCCCGGGACAAGGGATGGTTCTACGCGCCGACCGTGCTCACCGGGGTCACCGACGACATGCGCATCGCCCGCGAGGAGGTCTTCGGCCCGGTGCTCTCGGTGCTGACCTACTCCGACGAGGACGAGCTCTCCTCGCTCGTCGCCAGGGCCAACGACACCGACTACGGGCTGGCCGCCGCGGTGTGGACCCAGGACCTGCGCACCGCGCACCGGCTCGCCGAGGGCATCCGCGCCGGGTCGGTCTTCGTCAACGGGCTGCCGATCCCCGACCCCGCGGCTCCGTGGGGTGGGTTCAAGAGCTCCGGCCTCGGCCGGGAGATGAGCACGGGCGCCATCGACGCGTTCACCGAGGTGAAGAGCGTGTTCGTCAACCTCGCCTGA
- a CDS encoding amidase, whose amino-acid sequence MSPGALAERWSLAATVRDLRDGRARPQDLLDRAAARIAACEHRIHAWVRQRPDAELRSAPGAGPLRGVPVGVKDIIDVAGLPTECGSDLRRGAAPATADAQVVALLRACGAVPLGKTVSTEFAYFAPGPTRNPAALAHTPGGSSSGSAAAVAAGMVPLAIGSQTAGSLTRPAAFCGVAGLVVTRGSLSTSGVVGLSPSLDSLGLLAAGVADLRTAWAAVRADDRALTAALSGDHTVAPRSLRILFWEPDGLGELDPAMPAALDRAASRLAATGATVTRLAPTRLPAELAADHASIMAFEAARERQAELEHLDRLSEPLADLLRQGAQMPADAYRDAVHRVAQAGPVVAGLVDEHDAVLGPAALGPAPEGIAATGSPILSRPWQVLGLPVVTVPGLRSPQGLPLGLQLVGRPHGEDHLLAVAEAVEHLVPD is encoded by the coding sequence GTGAGCCCGGGCGCCCTCGCCGAGCGCTGGTCGCTGGCGGCCACCGTCCGCGACCTGCGCGACGGGCGGGCCCGACCGCAGGATCTCCTCGACCGCGCCGCAGCGCGGATCGCCGCGTGCGAGCACCGGATCCACGCCTGGGTCCGCCAGCGCCCGGACGCGGAGCTGCGCAGCGCGCCGGGCGCCGGTCCGCTCCGGGGAGTCCCGGTCGGTGTCAAGGACATCATCGACGTCGCCGGCCTGCCCACGGAGTGCGGTTCGGACCTGCGCCGCGGTGCCGCGCCGGCCACCGCCGACGCGCAGGTCGTCGCGCTGTTGCGGGCCTGCGGCGCCGTCCCCCTTGGCAAGACGGTCTCCACCGAGTTCGCCTACTTCGCGCCCGGACCCACCCGCAACCCCGCAGCCCTGGCGCACACGCCCGGCGGGTCGTCGAGCGGCTCCGCCGCCGCCGTCGCCGCCGGGATGGTGCCGCTCGCGATCGGTTCCCAGACCGCCGGGTCCCTGACCCGGCCCGCCGCCTTCTGCGGGGTCGCCGGCCTGGTGGTGACCCGGGGATCGCTGTCCACGTCCGGAGTCGTCGGCCTGAGCCCCTCCCTGGACTCCCTCGGACTGCTGGCCGCGGGCGTGGCCGACCTCCGTACTGCGTGGGCCGCGGTGCGCGCGGACGACCGTGCGCTCACGGCCGCGCTGAGCGGCGACCACACCGTCGCGCCGCGGTCGCTGCGCATCCTGTTCTGGGAGCCCGACGGTCTGGGCGAGCTCGATCCGGCGATGCCAGCCGCGCTCGACCGGGCCGCGTCCCGGCTGGCGGCAACGGGTGCCACGGTCACCCGGCTCGCGCCGACCCGCCTCCCGGCGGAGCTGGCCGCGGACCACGCGTCGATCATGGCGTTCGAGGCCGCCCGGGAGCGGCAGGCGGAGCTGGAGCACCTGGACCGCCTCAGCGAACCCCTCGCCGATCTCCTCCGGCAGGGCGCGCAGATGCCCGCCGACGCGTACCGGGACGCCGTCCACCGTGTCGCGCAGGCGGGCCCGGTCGTCGCGGGCCTGGTGGACGAGCACGATGCCGTCCTCGGGCCGGCAGCGCTGGGTCCGGCACCGGAGGGCATCGCCGCCACGGGGAGCCCGATCCTCAGCCGTCCCTGGCAGGTCCTCGGGTTGCCCGTCGTGACCGTGCCGGGCCTGCGCTCACCGCAGGGACTGCCCCTCGGCCTGCAGCTCGTCGGTCGGCCGCACGGCGAGGACCACCTCCTCGCCGTCGCCGAGGCCGTCGAGCACCTGGTCCCGGACTGA
- a CDS encoding ATP-binding protein, whose amino-acid sequence MNPSGTAEELCAEDRAALLDAATQCILVHDAATKDILWANPAACSMLEFTLDELRPLKAPDMSSQAWQYRRSLGRAWLQEAVERGHSRIQWRYRSKSGREFPTDARATRVELSTGPAVLVQFRDIEREQELERTLLRTTDLVEALARRTVTGALAVRADGTVEYATDSALVQLGTSRDELVGASLLDFGDLVEGGRPVAWDEVLASATSSSSPLTSVRIHARRPEDARRWLEASVETTTAVDGSCGVVLLVHDVTPRVRAEVQREREVHHENYLARYNAMGDMAMAIAHELGQPLSAASNYLDGIARLLPDGEAGLELGMNGARRQIERARSIVTSLKGFVGHLEHVEQETDLNAIVTECLYFVELRARSVGVRLEVDLADGPVPVRCERVLTGQVVVNLCSNAVDEIAAVDPVDPAERVVRVRTSRDGGWGRFAVEDRGRGVPGQDYDRVFESAATSKQHGSGIGLGLSYRIITRQHGMIGAVPAYPRGSVFTFALPGPVDGTT is encoded by the coding sequence ATGAACCCGTCCGGGACCGCGGAGGAGCTGTGCGCGGAGGACCGGGCCGCGCTCCTCGACGCCGCGACGCAGTGCATCCTGGTCCACGACGCCGCGACCAAGGACATCCTCTGGGCCAACCCGGCGGCGTGCTCGATGCTCGAGTTCACCCTCGACGAGCTGCGCCCGCTCAAGGCGCCCGACATGAGCAGCCAGGCCTGGCAGTACCGCCGGTCGCTGGGCCGTGCGTGGCTGCAGGAGGCCGTCGAGCGCGGGCACAGCCGGATCCAGTGGCGGTACCGGTCGAAGTCGGGACGCGAGTTCCCCACCGATGCCCGGGCCACCCGGGTAGAGCTGAGCACGGGGCCCGCGGTGCTGGTGCAGTTCCGCGACATCGAGCGGGAGCAGGAGCTCGAGCGGACCCTGCTGCGCACGACCGACCTGGTCGAGGCGCTGGCCCGGCGTACGGTGACGGGAGCGCTCGCCGTCCGGGCGGACGGCACCGTCGAGTACGCGACCGACAGCGCCCTCGTGCAGCTGGGCACCAGCCGTGACGAGCTGGTCGGGGCGAGCCTGCTCGACTTCGGTGATCTCGTCGAGGGAGGCCGGCCGGTGGCGTGGGACGAGGTCCTCGCCTCGGCCACGTCGTCGAGCTCGCCGCTGACCTCGGTGCGGATCCACGCCCGTCGCCCCGAGGACGCGCGCCGCTGGCTGGAGGCGAGCGTGGAGACCACGACGGCCGTCGACGGCTCCTGCGGCGTCGTGCTGCTCGTCCACGACGTCACCCCCCGGGTGCGGGCCGAGGTCCAGCGCGAGCGCGAGGTGCACCACGAGAACTACCTCGCGCGCTACAACGCGATGGGGGACATGGCGATGGCCATCGCGCACGAGCTGGGCCAGCCGCTCTCCGCGGCGAGCAACTACCTGGACGGCATCGCACGGCTGCTGCCCGACGGCGAAGCCGGGCTGGAGCTCGGCATGAACGGCGCGCGCCGGCAGATCGAGCGGGCACGCAGCATCGTCACCAGCCTGAAGGGCTTCGTGGGCCACCTCGAGCACGTGGAGCAGGAGACGGACCTGAACGCGATCGTGACGGAGTGCCTCTACTTCGTGGAGCTCCGGGCCCGCTCGGTGGGCGTCCGGCTCGAGGTGGACCTCGCCGACGGTCCCGTCCCGGTCCGGTGCGAGCGGGTGCTCACCGGTCAGGTCGTGGTGAACCTCTGCTCGAATGCGGTCGACGAGATCGCCGCCGTGGATCCCGTCGATCCCGCCGAGCGGGTCGTCCGCGTGCGGACGAGCCGGGACGGCGGGTGGGGCCGGTTCGCCGTGGAGGATCGCGGGCGCGGTGTGCCGGGCCAGGACTACGACCGCGTGTTCGAGAGTGCGGCGACGTCCAAGCAGCACGGCAGCGGCATCGGGCTGGGGCTGAGCTACCGCATCATCACGCGGCAGCACGGCATGATCGGCGCGGTACCGGCCTACCCGCGGGGTTCGGTGTTCACCTTCGCGCTGCCCGGTCCGGTCGACGGGACGACCTGA